One segment of Arthrobacter sp. MMS18-M83 DNA contains the following:
- a CDS encoding MFS transporter, whose translation MTTTSTIRPFNLRSIALPAFGPALLFCIGEGAVLPVVALSARDLGASVAVSALVVTLIGLGSWLFNLPASLITIKFGERWSIVGAGAAGALALLAAGFAPLLAHNGIWLLAAAMTVVGMSTSVFNLARQKYLTEAVPVIFRARALSTLGGVTRIGVFVGPFVGAAVMQFAGISGAYWVGVVGMAAAAVLSLTIPDLVVPDDADGSPKGPEPTLRGVAVSHAGVFLTIGTGILLLSALRASRQVVIPLWADHLGLDATHASLIYGLSGAIDMLVFYPAGKLMDRKGRMWVAVPSTLIMGAALFLMPLSAEFVGLLLASLLIGFGNGISSGLIMTLGADFSPDNGRGQFLGLWRFISDAGSTGGPVLLSALTAAVSLAAGVWATGVLGVAAAAVFAVALPKLKHRRNY comes from the coding sequence ATGACCACCACCAGCACCATCCGACCCTTCAACCTCCGCAGCATTGCCTTGCCTGCCTTCGGGCCCGCACTGCTGTTCTGCATAGGCGAGGGCGCTGTACTTCCGGTGGTGGCATTGTCCGCCCGCGATCTTGGCGCTTCCGTTGCCGTTTCCGCCCTGGTGGTCACATTAATAGGGCTGGGCTCCTGGCTCTTCAACCTGCCGGCGTCGCTCATCACCATCAAGTTCGGTGAGCGGTGGTCCATAGTAGGCGCAGGTGCCGCCGGAGCCTTGGCTTTGCTGGCCGCAGGATTCGCACCACTCCTTGCCCACAACGGCATCTGGTTGCTCGCAGCCGCCATGACCGTGGTCGGGATGTCCACGAGCGTCTTCAACCTGGCTCGCCAGAAGTACCTCACCGAGGCCGTCCCGGTCATTTTCCGGGCCCGCGCCCTGTCTACGCTGGGCGGCGTCACCCGGATCGGCGTGTTCGTCGGCCCGTTCGTCGGCGCGGCGGTGATGCAGTTCGCAGGCATCAGCGGTGCGTATTGGGTCGGCGTTGTGGGCATGGCGGCTGCAGCGGTGCTGTCCCTCACCATCCCCGACCTCGTTGTGCCGGACGACGCCGACGGCAGCCCCAAAGGACCCGAACCCACCCTCCGGGGCGTGGCGGTTTCCCACGCGGGCGTGTTCCTGACGATCGGCACCGGGATCCTCCTGCTCAGCGCGCTCCGGGCCTCCCGCCAGGTGGTCATCCCTCTGTGGGCGGACCACCTGGGACTGGACGCAACACACGCCTCACTCATCTACGGCCTGTCCGGGGCGATTGACATGCTCGTGTTCTACCCCGCCGGCAAACTCATGGACCGCAAGGGGCGGATGTGGGTTGCCGTGCCGTCCACGCTCATCATGGGCGCGGCGTTGTTCCTGATGCCCCTATCGGCCGAGTTTGTAGGATTGCTCCTGGCTTCGCTCCTGATCGGCTTCGGCAACGGCATCAGCTCGGGACTCATCATGACGCTCGGCGCCGACTTCTCCCCGGACAACGGCCGCGGCCAATTCCTCGGCTTGTGGCGGTTCATCTCCGACGCCGGTTCCACCGGTGGACCCGTCCTGCTCTCGGCCCTCACAGCCGCGGTATCCCTTGCAGCCGGCGTCTGGGCCACAGGCGTTCTGGGCGTGGCCGCTGCGGCCGTGTTCGCCGTCGCGCTCCCCAAGCTCAAACACCGCCGCAACTACTAA
- a CDS encoding acyltransferase family protein: protein MVSVITPPRPATSWKPTGNPAPAKARPEGAGAPRPKIDSQQSRPDLGTLTALRFVAALWVVLFHLQAMRQTFLAPVYELFGPVISNGDLGVDVFFVLSGFIITYTYLDRLGPRFRWRAAADFVWARFARMWPAFALVVGVLGLWFAYGTEEQSVGTWSLQTQAPDLSPWGLAKQLLMVHLWFQPGTDGASWFGPGWTVSAEWMAYLAFPLLAMVLFRLRRLHPLAALAASVMVLLPTAIWGQDLPIATGEQQPYEWLLRITCCFLSGAFACIAARNADRMNFNSALAGPGAVLAGTAVVIFLAAAGKPGPGRLAVLAFPLLIALLSLTQGWLRSALSARWLQYGGRSSYSLYLVHMFFIYLYYWLNRDWPNGAGPVASNVLAAGCLTGIALATHLMFKYVEEPARLRLRALVPAAR, encoded by the coding sequence ATGGTTTCAGTCATCACGCCTCCGCGTCCCGCCACTTCCTGGAAACCCACCGGGAATCCGGCCCCGGCGAAAGCCAGACCGGAAGGCGCAGGAGCTCCCCGGCCGAAGATCGATTCACAGCAGTCCAGGCCTGATCTCGGGACACTGACCGCGCTGCGTTTCGTTGCGGCGCTGTGGGTGGTGCTTTTCCATCTTCAGGCCATGCGGCAGACTTTCCTGGCCCCCGTCTACGAGCTGTTCGGCCCTGTCATTTCCAATGGTGACCTGGGCGTGGACGTGTTTTTTGTGCTCAGCGGCTTCATCATCACTTACACCTACCTGGACCGGCTGGGCCCGCGGTTCCGCTGGCGTGCGGCCGCGGACTTTGTCTGGGCCCGGTTCGCCCGGATGTGGCCGGCGTTCGCCTTGGTGGTGGGCGTGCTGGGCCTGTGGTTCGCGTACGGAACCGAGGAACAATCCGTGGGGACCTGGTCCCTGCAGACCCAGGCCCCGGATCTGTCGCCGTGGGGGCTGGCCAAGCAACTGCTGATGGTCCATCTCTGGTTCCAACCGGGCACCGACGGCGCCAGCTGGTTCGGGCCGGGCTGGACGGTCAGCGCCGAATGGATGGCTTATCTGGCGTTCCCGCTGCTGGCGATGGTCCTCTTCCGGCTGCGTCGGCTGCATCCGCTGGCAGCGCTTGCAGCTTCAGTGATGGTCCTCCTGCCGACAGCCATTTGGGGCCAGGACCTGCCGATCGCCACCGGCGAGCAGCAGCCGTACGAGTGGCTGCTCCGGATCACCTGCTGCTTCCTCTCCGGCGCCTTCGCCTGCATCGCCGCGCGGAATGCGGACCGAATGAACTTCAACTCCGCGCTCGCAGGGCCGGGCGCGGTACTGGCCGGAACCGCCGTCGTCATCTTCCTGGCAGCGGCAGGAAAACCGGGCCCGGGACGGCTTGCGGTGCTGGCCTTCCCGCTGCTGATCGCGCTCCTGAGCCTGACCCAGGGCTGGCTTCGCTCGGCGCTGTCGGCACGCTGGCTGCAGTATGGCGGACGCAGCTCTTACAGCCTGTACCTGGTCCACATGTTCTTTATCTATCTCTACTACTGGCTGAACAGGGACTGGCCGAATGGTGCGGGTCCTGTGGCCTCGAACGTGCTCGCGGCGGGCTGCCTGACCGGAATTGCCCTCGCCACCCATCTGATGTTCAAGTATGTCGAGGAACCTGCCCGCCTCCGGCTGCGCGCGCTGGTGCCGGCGGCGCGCTGA
- a CDS encoding alpha/beta fold hydrolase, which produces MGSEVLNLRLSTGITVPCLVQGDVDAKPLVLLHAWGESRRSFDRLVPRLTSFRVYAPDLRGQGDADKPPEGYSLAEQAEDAAAILDAVDVDRAFVLGSSSGGYVAQQLAIQYPDRVAALVLAGSPLSLRARPSFAKDIDRLEDPIDEDWVRTSLSWFPLLHAVPTWFIEDRVHDGIRMPAHAWKRILDGLCTATPPTEAGTILAPTLILWGAHDSVLPRRHQEALAARIPDAVLKVYPGVGHLVLWECPDQVAEDATAFLGSVG; this is translated from the coding sequence ATGGGCTCCGAAGTCCTGAATCTCAGGCTCAGCACGGGCATCACGGTGCCGTGTCTCGTCCAGGGCGACGTCGATGCAAAGCCGCTGGTGCTATTGCATGCATGGGGTGAATCCCGTCGAAGCTTTGACCGTCTTGTACCCCGGCTGACCAGCTTCAGGGTTTACGCTCCCGACCTCCGCGGGCAGGGCGATGCGGACAAACCACCGGAAGGCTATTCGCTGGCAGAACAGGCCGAGGACGCCGCGGCCATCCTGGATGCCGTCGATGTGGACAGGGCATTCGTCCTTGGCTCCTCCAGTGGCGGCTACGTGGCCCAGCAGTTGGCCATCCAGTACCCCGATCGTGTCGCGGCGCTCGTGCTGGCGGGTTCCCCGTTGAGCCTTCGGGCCCGGCCATCTTTCGCCAAGGACATCGACCGCCTTGAGGACCCCATCGACGAGGACTGGGTACGGACTTCCCTGTCCTGGTTTCCCCTGCTGCATGCTGTTCCCACGTGGTTCATCGAGGACCGGGTACACGACGGGATCAGGATGCCGGCGCACGCGTGGAAGCGCATCCTCGATGGTTTGTGCACGGCCACGCCCCCAACCGAGGCCGGAACAATTCTCGCGCCCACCCTGATCCTGTGGGGCGCGCACGACTCCGTGCTGCCTCGGAGGCACCAGGAAGCCTTGGCGGCCCGAATACCGGACGCCGTGTTGAAGGTCTATCCAGGTGTGGGGCACTTGGTCTTGTGGGAGTGTCCGGACCAGGTGGCAGAGGATGCGACGGCGTTCCTTGGTTCGGTCGGCTGA
- a CDS encoding permease, which yields MTLPAVDTSEQSAHEHKSSAPTFRSKSAAGLAVGLALVVLFAVVRVLAPPASATFGLPDAARDFATLSISVVVESLPFVFLGIVLSIAVQVWLPEGMLLRRLPRSPVLRRLVLSLLGMLLPVCECGNVPLARGLVVKGLTVAESMTFLFAAPILNPVTIVTTAQAFGWDNGVLVSRVFGGFFIANLVGWIYSRHPRPQDLLTTRFQETCSLADHHGPASRVKRSVRMFSQETRAMMPALFIGAGMAGLIQVAVSREVLVTLGGNPVWSVLALMLLAFVVAICSNVDAFFILSFGATFMPGGIVSFLVFGPMIDVKMLALMRTTFTAKTLLQLSLLVALCAAVLGLAVNYGH from the coding sequence GTGACGCTGCCCGCCGTCGACACAAGCGAACAGTCGGCACACGAGCACAAAAGCTCGGCGCCCACTTTCAGATCGAAGTCTGCTGCCGGGCTCGCCGTCGGTCTCGCACTAGTTGTCCTGTTCGCCGTGGTCCGGGTGCTGGCACCGCCCGCGTCGGCAACCTTTGGACTTCCCGACGCCGCCCGCGACTTTGCGACGCTCTCGATCAGCGTGGTGGTCGAATCCCTGCCCTTCGTTTTCCTCGGGATTGTCCTCTCGATCGCTGTCCAGGTCTGGCTGCCGGAGGGCATGCTGCTCCGTCGGCTGCCACGAAGCCCGGTGCTGCGGCGCCTGGTGCTCTCGCTCCTGGGAATGCTGCTGCCGGTGTGCGAGTGCGGGAATGTTCCATTGGCCCGGGGATTGGTGGTCAAGGGCCTCACGGTTGCCGAGTCGATGACCTTCCTGTTCGCAGCCCCCATCCTGAATCCCGTCACCATCGTCACCACCGCGCAGGCATTCGGCTGGGACAACGGCGTCCTGGTCTCCCGCGTTTTTGGCGGCTTCTTCATCGCGAACCTTGTCGGTTGGATCTACAGCCGGCATCCGCGCCCCCAGGACCTGCTGACCACCCGTTTCCAGGAGACCTGTAGCCTGGCTGACCACCACGGCCCTGCCAGCCGGGTGAAGCGCAGCGTGCGGATGTTCTCGCAGGAGACGCGTGCCATGATGCCGGCCTTGTTCATTGGCGCAGGCATGGCCGGGCTGATCCAGGTTGCTGTCTCCCGTGAAGTGCTGGTCACCCTGGGCGGGAACCCCGTCTGGTCTGTCCTGGCGCTGATGCTGCTGGCGTTCGTTGTCGCGATCTGCTCGAACGTGGATGCTTTCTTCATCCTGTCTTTCGGCGCAACCTTCATGCCGGGAGGGATCGTTTCTTTCCTCGTTTTCGGGCCGATGATCGACGTAAAAATGCTCGCCCTGATGCGCACCACGTTCACCGCGAAAACGCTTCTGCAGCTCAGCCTGCTGGTAGCACTGTGCGCGGCTGTACTCGGGTTGGCGGTCAACTATGGTCATTAG
- a CDS encoding TIGR03943 family putative permease subunit, translating to MAHWQGVVLGLIGLIATIWLGLTGQLALYIHPRYFVFTIIMAVIAAVLALAAFTLDPATPDEHDNDHDHAEEGRSRWGWLWSVGSVLTVIAAVVALLILPPSTLTTATVAQRDLNGSASALTLKAPALPSKGDYSAFTVRDWASLLRSGAGQDFFADKTATVTGFITPDKTDPNVFFVARFVVTCCAVDAQPIGIPVYHPGWQNEYTTDSWVTISSGFRANPNPASREAIVLIPDSIIPTTQPAQPYVY from the coding sequence GTGGCCCACTGGCAGGGCGTGGTTCTCGGCCTGATCGGCCTCATCGCCACGATCTGGCTGGGGCTCACAGGCCAGCTTGCTTTGTACATCCATCCACGGTATTTCGTGTTCACGATCATCATGGCCGTGATAGCCGCCGTGCTTGCCCTCGCGGCCTTCACCCTGGATCCCGCCACCCCGGACGAGCACGACAACGACCACGACCACGCCGAGGAGGGCAGATCCCGGTGGGGCTGGCTGTGGTCGGTCGGAAGCGTGCTCACGGTGATCGCCGCCGTCGTCGCCTTGCTGATCCTGCCGCCGTCGACCCTCACCACGGCGACAGTCGCCCAACGGGACCTCAACGGCTCGGCCTCTGCCCTCACGCTGAAAGCGCCCGCCCTGCCCAGCAAAGGCGACTACTCCGCGTTCACCGTGAGGGACTGGGCATCGCTGCTTCGCTCCGGCGCCGGACAGGACTTCTTTGCCGACAAGACTGCCACCGTGACCGGGTTCATCACCCCGGACAAGACTGATCCGAATGTTTTCTTCGTGGCCCGCTTTGTGGTCACCTGTTGCGCGGTCGATGCGCAACCGATCGGCATTCCGGTGTACCACCCGGGTTGGCAGAATGAGTACACAACCGACAGCTGGGTCACGATCTCCAGCGGTTTTCGCGCCAACCCCAACCCGGCCAGCCGCGAGGCCATCGTGCTGATCCCGGATTCCATCATCCCCACCACCCAGCCGGCGCAGCCCTATGTCTACTAA
- a CDS encoding phosphatase PAP2 family protein, whose translation MSFPSTGRLTATQRTANKRWAGAGTGFLFVLATLACVAGFAATYYFFVRTTTGQYIDESALVEAVTLNGPAERATTKFLDWLPVISVAIAAVVVLFVTIARRRWKAAGIALAACVAANLATQILKDWFPDRPFRGVETIELNSLPSGHTTLAASAAAAVFLVVSPRWRPVAGFLGGTFAVAAGVSTLINQWHRPADVVAAFLLVGAVMLPAGWLVLRTGNRWNVQDDRGDHWASSRLWLLLSALAGVAAAAVAVYSLIKIAPGFGQESSTTNYFWAGAALIVITGYLATVAATWLFGLSARRRPTP comes from the coding sequence ATGAGTTTTCCTAGCACAGGCCGGCTGACGGCCACACAGAGGACCGCAAACAAGCGCTGGGCAGGCGCCGGAACGGGTTTCCTTTTTGTGCTGGCAACCTTGGCATGCGTGGCTGGCTTCGCGGCCACCTACTATTTCTTCGTCCGCACCACAACGGGACAGTACATCGACGAATCCGCCCTGGTGGAAGCCGTGACCCTCAACGGCCCGGCCGAGCGGGCAACCACCAAGTTCCTCGATTGGTTGCCGGTCATTTCGGTGGCGATCGCCGCCGTCGTCGTCCTTTTCGTCACGATAGCGCGCCGGCGCTGGAAGGCTGCGGGCATTGCCCTGGCCGCTTGTGTGGCGGCGAACCTGGCCACGCAGATCTTGAAGGATTGGTTCCCGGACAGGCCGTTCCGAGGTGTCGAGACCATCGAGCTGAATTCGCTGCCGTCCGGCCACACGACCCTGGCGGCCTCGGCGGCAGCCGCGGTGTTCCTGGTGGTGTCGCCCCGCTGGCGCCCTGTGGCCGGGTTCCTGGGCGGCACGTTCGCGGTGGCGGCCGGTGTGTCCACGCTGATCAACCAGTGGCACCGGCCCGCCGACGTCGTAGCCGCGTTCCTCCTGGTGGGAGCGGTCATGCTCCCGGCCGGCTGGCTGGTGCTGCGCACCGGGAACCGCTGGAACGTCCAGGACGATCGCGGCGACCATTGGGCGTCCTCGCGTTTGTGGCTGTTGTTGTCGGCGCTGGCGGGCGTCGCGGCGGCGGCTGTTGCTGTGTACTCGCTGATCAAGATCGCCCCTGGTTTCGGACAGGAAAGCAGCACCACCAACTACTTTTGGGCCGGGGCCGCGCTGATCGTCATCACCGGTTATCTGGCAACGGTCGCTGCCACCTGGCTTTTCGGACTGAGCGCCCGACGGCGGCCCACACCTTGA
- a CDS encoding glycosyltransferase, giving the protein MRIGLVAPPWIPVPPPAYGGTESIIDILARGLSAAGHDVLLAAASGSTCPVAKVPGPPLADGSRIGNGTDELRHSVYAFAAMEGVDLIHDNTLAGPLYRHRPGGIPLVATAHLPFSAENHDIYQAMATDTAIIAISHHQADTAPGIKTRRVIHHGIDTQSVPLGSGDGGYASFLGRMHPGKGLPEAIEAAKLAQIPLRIAAKMYSAEEHEYYSAVIAPLLGPDVEYLGELNAADKFVLLGGSVALLNPIQWDEPFGMAMIEALATGTPVVATFRGSAPEIVCEGVTGYLGSNPPELASALVAAATLDRGECRRAAETYFGAERMVAEHLELYEELLAEQK; this is encoded by the coding sequence ATGCGCATCGGATTGGTTGCCCCGCCCTGGATCCCCGTCCCACCGCCCGCTTACGGCGGCACCGAGTCGATCATCGATATCCTGGCGCGTGGCCTGTCCGCAGCCGGTCATGATGTGCTTCTGGCGGCGGCGTCCGGAAGCACATGTCCAGTGGCCAAGGTCCCCGGTCCTCCGCTCGCGGACGGATCCAGGATTGGGAACGGCACCGACGAACTTCGCCACAGCGTGTATGCCTTCGCGGCCATGGAGGGCGTGGACCTCATCCACGACAACACGCTGGCCGGGCCACTCTATCGGCATCGGCCAGGCGGTATTCCCCTCGTCGCAACGGCCCATCTCCCCTTTTCAGCCGAAAACCATGACATCTACCAAGCAATGGCAACCGACACCGCGATCATTGCGATCTCGCATCATCAGGCAGATACTGCCCCCGGAATCAAGACACGGAGGGTCATTCACCACGGCATCGACACGCAATCCGTCCCGCTCGGATCCGGCGACGGCGGCTACGCCAGCTTCCTTGGCCGGATGCATCCCGGCAAGGGCTTGCCGGAAGCAATAGAGGCCGCCAAGCTGGCCCAGATTCCGCTCCGAATTGCGGCCAAAATGTACAGCGCGGAGGAGCATGAGTATTACTCCGCGGTCATCGCACCATTGCTGGGGCCCGACGTCGAATACCTCGGCGAGCTGAACGCCGCGGACAAGTTCGTCCTCCTGGGCGGCTCCGTGGCTTTGCTGAATCCGATTCAGTGGGATGAACCCTTCGGGATGGCCATGATTGAGGCCCTCGCTACCGGCACGCCAGTAGTGGCAACTTTCCGAGGATCCGCCCCGGAGATCGTTTGTGAAGGCGTCACGGGTTACCTGGGTTCCAATCCTCCGGAACTCGCGTCCGCCCTCGTTGCCGCCGCCACGCTGGACCGAGGCGAATGCCGCCGGGCCGCGGAAACCTATTTCGGCGCCGAAAGGATGGTTGCCGAACACCTGGAGCTCTATGAGGAGCTTCTCGCCGAGCAGAAGTGA
- a CDS encoding amylo-alpha-1,6-glucosidase, translated as MTGWNAENLAGSAGAGAVTLLAGTSFCVSAANGDMDQLRPHGMFFRDTRFVSNWVLAVNGHAIEALGSPVPEPYRADFIGRAARTDGLADSHLLIERRRSLFGGVREEITVRNFSHKATRCTVSLTVNADFADIFEVKEGRARHESVHLAQGSNGALVLESQRQGRHVLVTVDAPNALVDGDVLSYDVAIGPQGHWSTSVTATPSIDGVGPDADASVWGSQRPYDVPEERLQEWHGKVPQTEVANHAFQEALDQSRADLGSLRIFDPDHPGCTVVAAGSPWFMALFGRDSLLTSFMTLPLDPSLALATLRTLADHQGRTVNPLSEEEPGRILHEVRLGASTGLALGGGSAYYGSVDATPLFVTLAGELTRWGFRSEVTESLLPAVDRALDWIRDYGDADGDGFVEYSRATDQGLFNQGWKDSGDGINFADGTLAMPPTALCEVQGYVYTAYLSRALIAQEDGDAKLAAVWGARAAELKRKFNEQFWLPERGYFAIALDRDKRPVDACASNMGHCLWSGIVDDDKAPLVAERLMSDTMFTGWGVRTLASDMAAYNPASYHNGSVWPHDNALIAGGLMRYGFVEESQRIVMGLLDAAEAFGGRLPELFCGLDRKTYGMPVPYPSSCSPQAWAAATPVHLLRVLLRFDPCLTHGGLWLAPVVPEGFGDIKMRNIPLAGSRISLEVVNGKTRVTDLPENIALHLEARKPLSDLLDVHHATAGPRRGK; from the coding sequence ATGACAGGTTGGAATGCCGAAAACCTTGCAGGTTCGGCGGGCGCCGGCGCCGTGACGCTGTTGGCGGGAACATCCTTTTGTGTGTCCGCAGCCAACGGCGATATGGACCAACTACGCCCCCACGGAATGTTTTTCCGGGACACTCGGTTCGTTTCCAACTGGGTCCTGGCGGTGAACGGGCACGCCATCGAGGCCTTGGGCTCCCCGGTCCCGGAGCCTTATCGTGCCGATTTCATCGGCCGGGCGGCACGCACCGACGGCCTGGCAGACAGCCACCTGTTGATCGAACGCCGACGGAGCCTGTTCGGCGGAGTGCGCGAGGAAATCACGGTCAGGAACTTTTCCCACAAAGCCACTCGATGCACTGTTTCGCTGACGGTGAATGCTGATTTTGCCGACATCTTCGAAGTCAAAGAAGGGCGGGCACGGCACGAGAGTGTGCATTTGGCGCAGGGCAGCAATGGGGCCTTGGTCCTTGAGTCCCAGCGGCAGGGGCGGCATGTGCTGGTCACTGTCGATGCCCCGAATGCCCTGGTTGACGGCGATGTCCTCAGCTATGACGTGGCCATCGGGCCCCAAGGCCATTGGTCCACCAGCGTGACTGCCACGCCAAGCATTGACGGGGTTGGACCGGATGCCGACGCCTCTGTTTGGGGCAGCCAGCGTCCTTACGATGTCCCGGAAGAGAGATTGCAGGAGTGGCACGGCAAGGTTCCCCAAACGGAAGTGGCCAACCACGCCTTCCAAGAAGCGTTGGATCAAAGCAGGGCAGACCTCGGCTCGTTGCGGATCTTCGACCCCGACCATCCTGGGTGCACGGTGGTGGCAGCAGGATCGCCTTGGTTCATGGCCCTCTTCGGCCGGGACTCGCTCCTGACTTCCTTCATGACCCTTCCCCTCGACCCCTCGCTGGCCCTGGCGACGCTGCGGACCCTCGCCGACCACCAGGGCCGCACCGTCAACCCGCTGAGCGAAGAGGAACCCGGCCGGATCCTGCATGAGGTCCGCCTGGGCGCCAGCACGGGTTTGGCCCTCGGGGGCGGGAGTGCCTACTACGGGTCGGTGGATGCCACTCCGTTGTTCGTCACGCTTGCCGGGGAGCTCACCCGCTGGGGATTCCGCTCCGAGGTCACGGAATCCCTCCTGCCAGCGGTGGACCGGGCCTTGGATTGGATCCGCGACTACGGAGACGCCGACGGGGATGGCTTCGTGGAGTACTCGCGGGCCACGGACCAAGGGCTGTTCAACCAAGGCTGGAAGGATTCCGGGGACGGCATCAACTTCGCCGACGGCACTTTGGCCATGCCTCCAACCGCGCTGTGCGAAGTCCAGGGCTACGTGTACACGGCCTATCTCAGCAGGGCACTCATAGCCCAAGAGGACGGAGATGCCAAGCTTGCTGCGGTGTGGGGTGCGCGGGCGGCCGAACTCAAGCGCAAGTTCAACGAGCAGTTCTGGCTCCCTGAACGCGGCTATTTCGCGATCGCCCTGGACCGCGACAAGCGGCCAGTAGATGCGTGCGCGTCAAATATGGGCCACTGCCTCTGGAGCGGAATCGTCGACGACGACAAGGCTCCCTTGGTCGCGGAACGGCTGATGTCGGACACCATGTTCACCGGGTGGGGTGTCCGGACGCTCGCCTCAGACATGGCAGCCTACAATCCTGCGAGCTACCACAACGGCTCGGTGTGGCCGCACGACAATGCCCTCATTGCCGGCGGCTTGATGCGGTACGGCTTTGTGGAGGAGTCCCAGCGGATCGTCATGGGCCTCTTGGATGCGGCGGAGGCTTTTGGCGGGCGGCTGCCGGAATTGTTCTGCGGCTTGGACAGGAAAACCTACGGAATGCCCGTTCCGTATCCCTCGTCATGTTCACCGCAGGCGTGGGCGGCCGCCACACCGGTTCACCTGCTCCGCGTTCTGCTCCGCTTCGATCCCTGCCTCACACACGGAGGCCTCTGGCTGGCTCCTGTGGTCCCGGAGGGCTTCGGGGACATCAAGATGCGGAACATTCCGCTGGCCGGATCCCGGATTTCCCTGGAGGTGGTCAACGGAAAAACACGGGTCACGGACCTGCCTGAGAATATTGCGCTGCACCTCGAGGCCCGCAAACCGCTTTCCGACCTGTTGGATGTCCACCATGCCACCGCTGGACCGCGGCGGGGGAAGTAG
- a CDS encoding extracellular solute-binding protein translates to MAGSNGKLREISRRTALGALGAGIVGATVASWPRLTGMDIPGRGDNSLSIAIMGTAADAAARQRVIDAFARVHPEIRVKVQAIQAADWKDFFTKILTMVAAGTPPDVVYVATEGAQLFAEKLAHPLDEYLRRDAADMKEYFADVHPSLVEAFMYKGSLFQLPIDWNAANMYYNTSALQQAGLERPSDNWTQADFRNTLAAMRKARPQDFTPYYWTNRLFGGVVPWLYANDTSFLKETKSGGGGWLWDSFYAQDPSRGLRSGGYQWLEPNADDPRVYESFDYLRGLVKDGLGVRPEEGGGNSLVGLFASNRIGMTPAGGYWVEGLHEAGMKEDGFDVQFFPRWRTQRHQFGTAGYAIMKTAKDKDAAWEWLKFSSSLEAMRLVFPTPNTTPARRSMVNEQLYAGRGPKHWKVFYDTLDKFPTTGPIPAPPQQAAVETALMKNVSLAVSGDERQLKQALDSMQRDLEIALRRQA, encoded by the coding sequence ATGGCAGGAAGCAACGGGAAGTTGCGTGAGATCTCACGCAGGACAGCCCTTGGTGCCTTGGGCGCGGGAATTGTCGGAGCAACCGTGGCGTCGTGGCCACGGTTGACCGGCATGGACATCCCGGGCCGCGGGGACAACAGCCTCAGCATCGCCATCATGGGAACCGCAGCGGACGCAGCCGCCCGACAGCGGGTCATCGATGCGTTCGCGCGGGTCCACCCGGAAATCAGGGTGAAGGTCCAGGCCATCCAGGCCGCGGACTGGAAGGACTTCTTCACCAAGATCCTCACCATGGTGGCAGCAGGAACGCCACCGGACGTGGTCTACGTAGCCACCGAAGGCGCCCAGCTTTTCGCCGAGAAACTGGCCCACCCCTTGGACGAGTACCTTCGCCGCGATGCCGCGGACATGAAGGAATACTTCGCGGACGTCCACCCCAGCCTCGTGGAGGCGTTCATGTACAAGGGGAGCCTGTTCCAGCTTCCCATCGACTGGAACGCCGCCAACATGTACTACAACACCTCGGCTCTGCAGCAAGCCGGACTCGAACGTCCGTCGGATAACTGGACCCAGGCCGACTTCCGCAATACCCTTGCGGCGATGCGCAAAGCCAGGCCGCAGGACTTCACCCCGTACTACTGGACCAACAGGCTCTTCGGCGGCGTGGTTCCGTGGCTCTACGCCAACGACACCAGCTTCCTCAAGGAAACCAAGTCCGGCGGCGGCGGATGGCTCTGGGACAGCTTCTACGCCCAGGATCCGTCGCGCGGCCTGCGCTCGGGCGGCTATCAGTGGCTTGAACCCAATGCCGATGACCCACGTGTGTATGAGTCGTTCGACTACCTCCGCGGGCTCGTCAAGGACGGCTTGGGTGTCCGGCCCGAAGAGGGCGGCGGAAACTCACTCGTCGGGCTGTTCGCTTCCAACAGGATCGGCATGACGCCGGCGGGCGGCTACTGGGTGGAAGGCCTCCACGAAGCCGGAATGAAGGAGGACGGCTTCGACGTCCAGTTCTTCCCACGCTGGCGCACCCAGCGTCACCAGTTCGGTACCGCGGGTTACGCCATCATGAAGACCGCCAAGGACAAGGACGCTGCGTGGGAGTGGCTCAAGTTCTCTTCCAGCCTGGAAGCCATGCGCTTGGTCTTCCCGACGCCGAATACCACCCCGGCGCGCCGCTCCATGGTCAACGAGCAGTTGTACGCGGGACGCGGCCCCAAGCACTGGAAAGTCTTCTACGACACCCTGGACAAATTCCCCACCACAGGTCCCATTCCGGCACCGCCCCAGCAGGCCGCCGTCGAGACCGCATTGATGAAGAACGTATCCCTGGCCGTCAGCGGTGACGAGCGCCAACTCAAGCAGGCCCTCGACTCCATGCAACGCGACCTTGAGATCGCCTTGAGGAGGCAGGCATGA